A window of the Trichoplusia ni isolate ovarian cell line Hi5 chromosome 4, tn1, whole genome shotgun sequence genome harbors these coding sequences:
- the LOC113492694 gene encoding opsin-1, protein MSLALDPGPGMAALQAWGGQVAAYGASNQTVVDKVPPDMLHMVDPHWYQFPPMNPLWHGLLGFTIGCLGFISITGNGMVIYIFMSTKSLKTPSNLLVVNLAFSDFLMMCAMSPAMVVNCYNETWVWGPLACELYACAGSLFGCASIWTMTMIAFDRYNVIVKGIAAKPMTNNGALLRILGIWAFSLAWTLAPFFGWNRYVPEGNMTACGTDYLSKDWFSRSYILIYSVFVYFMPLLLIIYSYFFIVQAVAAHEKAMREQAKKMNVASLRSSEAANTSAECKLAKVALMTISLWFMAWTPYLVINYTGVFESAPISPLATIWGSLFAKANAVYNPIVYGISHPKYRAALYQKFPSLSCQASPDESGSVASGATAVSEEKPAA, encoded by the exons ATGTCCTTGGCTTTGGATCCCGGGCCAGGCATGGCAGCCCTGCAAGCATGGGGTGGCCAGGTTGCGGCCTACGGCGCATCCAACCAGACCGTCGTGGATAAAGTGCCGCCAGACATGCTTCATATGGTAGATCCTCACTG GTACCAGTTTCCTCCAATGAACCCGCTCTGGCACGGACTATTAGGATTCACTATTGGCTGTCTTGGATTCATTTCAATTACTGGCAACGGCATGGTCATCTACATTTTCATGTCAACCAAG aGCCTTAAAACTCCATCAAACTTACTGGTAGTGAATCTCGCTTTCTCCGACTTCCTCATGATGTGCGCTATGTCTCCGGCTATGGTGGTTAATTGTTACAACGAAACTTGGGTCTGGG gTCCACTCGCATGCGAATTGTACGCTTGTGCTGGTTCTCTATTCGGATGCGCATCGATATGGACTATGACAATGATCGCCTTTGACCGTTACAACGTTATCGTGAAAGGTATTGCCGCCAAGCCGATGACCAACAACGGAGCTCTTCTGCGCATTCTCGGGATCTGGGCCTTCTCTCTTGCATGGACGCTCGCGCCTTTCTTCGGCTGGAACCG CTATGTGCCTGAAGGCAATATGACTGCGTGTGGCACTGACTACTTGTCCAAGGATTGGTTCAGCCGAAGCTACATCTTGATCTACTCCGTCTTCGTCTACTTCATGCCCCTGCTGCTTATCATCTACTCATACTTCTTCATTGTCCAG GCCGTAGCCGCTCACGAGAAAGCTATGAGGGAACAGGCTAAGAAAATGAACGTCGCTTCTCTCCGATCATCCGAAGCTGCAAACACTAGCGCTGAGTGCAAATTAGCGAag gtTGCTCTAATGACCATTTCTCTGTGGTTCATGGCGTGGACTCCTTACCTTGTGATCAACTACACTGGAGTGTTCGAGAGCGCGCCGATCAGCCCCCTCGCTACCATCTGGGGATCACTTTTCGCAAAGGCTAACGCCGTCTACAATCCTATTGTATATGGCATCAG CCACCCGAAGTACCGCGCTGCTCTGTACCAGAAGTTCCCCTCGCTGTCGTGCCAGGCCTCGCCCGACGAGTCCGGCTCCGTGGCCTCGGGCGCCACTGCCGTCTCTGAAGAGAAGCCCGCGGCGTAA
- the LOC113492695 gene encoding DNA replication complex GINS protein SLD5, translated as MELSEENIDLSENEEEEEITAEVVLKTLQSAWQNERLAPEILPHRNDMVECMLGQIQHMERNVNKLPKTDLRATIHKMELSRIKFIICNYLKTRLSKIEKFCIPIINEERQRLETGTNYLTPSEYKYAQEYLLNMENHMKTVVLDQMPGNMQTFEMSKMAEHPNMQSHVFLKANDTVNGVVLEDLAGEDEEIDLEEGSQHILQYKPIADLVKNGKVQLI; from the exons atggAATTATCTGAAGAAAACATCGACTTAAGTGAAAacgaagaagaagaagaaataacGGCTGAGGTAGTTTTAAAAACTCTTCAAAGTGCCTGGCAAAACGAAAGGTTAGCTCCAGAAATACTTCCCCATCGCAATGACATGGTGGAGTGCATGCTGGGGCAAATACAACACATGGAGCGCAATGTAAACAAATTGCCTAAAACGGACCTTCGTGCAACTATACATAAAATGGAACTAagtagaataaaatttattatatgcaATTATCTTAAAACTAGGTTAAGTAAAATAGAGAAGTTTTGTATACCAATTATCAATGAAGAGAGACAGAGATTGGAAACAGGTACAAATTACTTAACCCCTTCAGAGTATAAGTATGCTCAGGAGTATCTGTTGAATATGGAGAACCACATGAAGACTGTTGTACTAGATCAAATGCCGGGGAATATGCAAACATTTGAAATGAGTAAAATGGCTGAGCATCCGAACATGCAAAGCCATgtgtttttaaaagcaaatgatACTGTTAATGGAGTAGTACTAGAAGATCTTGCAGGCGAAGATGAGGAAATAGATTTAGAAG aGGGATCACAGCACATCTTGCAGTACAAACCAATTGCTGATCTAGTTAAAAATGGGAAAGTACAacttatatga
- the LOC113493522 gene encoding probable multidrug resistance-associated protein lethal(2)03659 codes for MESKVSLKQKNPYEESNFLAKIFLTFSFSLFRRGYKQGLTVNDLWRALDADQSGRLGDRLEEAWEKELDTAKRKGVKPSLSRAIVSSFWVEYMLCGLLVGLLFIFLWPLIPFTLALFINYFSEDKTPEAYRNAHIYNFLLNFLSIVTALILNHAQISQGRVGMRVRIASCSLIYRKILKLDRTGLNKTEPGQVINLMSNDVNRFDLVALFLNYLWVMPIVVPVVSYLVWQHIRWAVFAALLVIFVQTVLVQAYLSNRQGVLRGKIAKRTDERVKVMSELVNGVQVIKMYAWETPFEKLVDRLRKLEVGFIMSTSMIKGFSTALSVFTERFILFSAIVAFVLIGGDIRAEIAFSMVQYFNLLQLACNIFFPMALAFLAETKVSIRRLEEFLLLDELQSLKDSKKEANIYGSKAINVNGTDNEKPRHTGVVLTGLSASWDADAIVNTLRDINLTAFPGEFVGIAGLVGSGKSSLLQVILGELSPSQGSLSLGGGRISYASQEPWLFVASVRQNILFGLPYDRVRYKKVVTACALVRDFEQLPAGDSTLVGERGISLSGGQRARIGLARACYRQADIYLLDDPLSAVDTHVGKHLVTECVNGLLKNSTRILVTHQLHHLKTADKVIILHNGEIETQGSFDDVSRSPLFAELLQEEEQPEAPKATFLRQRTLSIQSHTSTTSTVKDGVVQEDQEEQSEITGTGRVPASVYSKYFRAGAGWGLLLSTIISVLLAQVVTSISDLWLTHWMNDVEKKHEINEMESLRLNSLANGNFSNDGNETTTMASTIITNITTPTSTIAPNLTVIGTMMKTAFAMQNITTGYEEYNHEFYIYIWGIAILGCIILTTGRSILFLWVCMRSSIKLHNQMFSNILAATMRFFDTNPSGRILNRFSKDMGVVDEILPRMYLDSIQIFMVMLGILVMVAIVNPYMLLTTGVCAILMYIWTIVFLSTAQAIKRVEGVTRSPVFSHVSATMAGLSTVRACGAEKMLRDQFDDKQDVHTAAWYLTLLTNTAFSIWLSLICASYVVIVAYTFLLLDDGTTKAGNVGLAISQGLILVNMVQYGVKQVTEVISQMTSVERVVQFTSLPREDNSGPPPPAGWPKRARLVFKDLTLRYDKDADPVLKKLNIVIESGWKVGVVGRTGAGKSSLISALFRLAPIEGNVFIDDVDSKDIALKELRAKISIIPQEPVLFSASLRYNMDPFDKYTDAEIWQALEQVELKRSVTSLSSAVQSGGSNFSAGQRQLLCLARAALGRNKLLVLDEATANVDPNTDALIQKSIRTHFADCTVLTVAHRLHTVADSDRVVVMEAGEIVEAGHPHELLQQPDGHFTRMVQQLGPAAEQSLRDLAESAHAQHIKYVDADENNQS; via the exons ATTCAGTTTCAGCCTATTCCGTCGTGGATACAAACAAGGCCTTACTGTTAATGACCTATGGCGGGCCTTGGACGCAGACCAGTCTGGTCGACTAGGCGACCGGCTCGAGGAAGCGTGGGAGAAAGAACTCGATACCGCCAAAAGAAAAGGAGTTAAACCTTCCTTATCACGAGCTATTGTAAGCTCATTTTGGGTAGAATACATGCTATGTGGACTTTTGGTtggattattatttatctttttatg gcCTTTAATCCCCTTTACCTtagcattatttattaactactTTTCTGAAGATAAAACTCCAGAAGCATATAGAAACGCTCATATTTACAATTTCCTGTTGAACTTTTTGAGTATAGTGACGGCTTTGATATTGAACCACGCACAAATAAGTCAAGGACGTGTGGGAATGAGAGTCAGAATTGCTAGCTGCTCATTGATATACAGAAAA ATCTTGAAACTTGACCGCAcaggtttaaataaaactgagcCGGGACAGGTCATCAACCTCATGTCTAATGATGTGAATCGGTTTGATCTCGTCGCTCTGTTTTTGAACTACCTTTGGGTGATGCCTATCGTGGTGCCGGTGGTCTCATATCTGGTGTGGCAACACATTAGGTGGGCCGTCTTCGCCGCTCTACTCGTAATCTTCGTGCAAACTGTACTCGTacaag CATATTTAAGTAACCGTCAAGGAGTACTGCGTGGAAAGATCGCCAAACGTACAGATGAAAGAGTCAAAGTTATGAGTGAATTGGTAAACGGTGTTCAAGTAATCAAAATGTACGCTTGGGAAACGCCTTTTGAGAAACTCGTCGATAGATTACGCAA ATTGGAGGTCGGCTTCATTATGAGTACTTCGATGATCAAGGGCTTCTCCACCGCTCTGAGTGTGTTCACGGAGAGATTCATCTTGTTCTCCGCTATCGTCGCATTTGTCCTCATTGGTGGTGACATCAGAGCCGAAATCGCTTTCTCGATGGTCCAATATTTCAATCTACTGCAACTCGCGTGCAACATATTCTTCCCAATGGCGCTAGCTTTCTTGGCTGAAACTAAAGTCTCTATTAGACGACTTGAG GAGTTCTTGCTATTAGACGAACTGCAGTCTCTTAAGGATAGCAAAAAGGAAGCAAATATATATGGATCTAAGGCAATCAATGTGAATGGCACTGACAATGAAAAACCAAGGCATACCGGCGTAGTTTTGACAGGCTTAAGTGCAAGCTGGGACGCTGACGCAATTGTAAATACATTGAGGGATATCAATCTCACCGCATTCCCAGGAGAATTCGTTGGAATAGCTGGATTAGTCGGATCTGGCAAG TCGTCTCTACTGCAAGTGATCCTGGGGGAATTATCACCGTCACAGGGATCCCTATCCCTGGGTGGTGGCCGTATCTCTTACGCGAGCCAGGAGCCTTGGCTGTTCGTGGCCTCCGTTCGGCAAAACATCCTGTTTGGTCTTCCTTACGACCGAGTTCGGTACAAGAAG GTTGTTACCGCATGCGCTTTGGTGCGCGACTTCGAACAGTTACCGGCTGGTGACTCTACACTTGTTGGTGAGCGCGGTATCAGTCTCAGTGGCGGACAGCGGGCTCGAATTGGGCTGGCCAGAGCTTGCTATAGACAG GCTGACATCTACCTGCTGGACGACCCGCTGTCAGCGGTCGACACGCACGTCGGCAAGCACTTGGTCACAGAATGCGTCAACGGCTTGCTCAAGAACTCCACCCGCATACTTGTCACACATCAACTGCACCACCTCAAGACAGCTGATAAAGTCATCATCTTACATAAT GGTGAAATAGAAACTCAAGGGAGCTTCGACGATGTGTCAAGGTCACCACTATTTGCGGAACTTCTTCAAGAAGAAGAACAGCCAGAAGCCCCGAAAGCGACGTTCCTCCGACAAAGGACTTTATCTATTCAG TCACATACAAGTACCACGAGCACTGTAAAAGATGGAGTTGTACAGGAAGATCAAGAGGAGCAGTCCGAGATAACAGGAACAG GTCGAGTACCGGCTTCGGTTTACAGCAAATACTTCCGCGCTGGCGCCGGCTGGGGCCTACTCCTGTCAACTATAATCTCCGTGCTTTTGGCGCAGGTCGTCACATCTATCAGCGATTTGTGGCTTACTCATTG GATGAACGATGTAGAAAAGAAACATGAAATTAATGAAATGGAAAGCTTAAGACTTAACAGCTTAGCAAATGGCAATTTCTCAAATGATGGCAATGAAACTACTACAATGGCATCGACTATTATAACGAACATCACGACACCGACTTCCACAATTGCACCCAACCTCACTGTTATCGGTACCATGATGAAGACCGCGTTTGCCATGCAAAACATAACAACGGGTTACGAGGAATACAACCAcgagttttatatttacatctGGGGCATTGCTATTTTGGGTTGCATTATTCTTACAACTGGCAG atCGATATTGTTCCTTTGGGTATGCATGCGCAGCTCCATAAAGTTACACAACCAGATGTTCAGCAACATTCTGGCAGCGACCATGCGTTTCTTTGACACCAACCCCTCGGGACGAATCCTGAACAGGTTCTCCAAAGACATGGGTGTCGTCGACGAGATCTTACCGAGGATGTATTTGGACAGCATACAA ATTTTCATGGTGATGTTAGGTATTCTGGTGATGGTAGCGATAGTCAACCCTTACATGCTACTTACGACAGGGGTGTGCGCTATCCTTATGTACATCTGGACTATTGTTTTCCTCAGCACTGCTCAAGCAATCAAAag GGTGGAAGGTGTGACTCGCAGTCCTGTGTTCTCTCACGTGTCGGCAACCATGGCCGGCTTGAGCACAGTACGAGCTTGTGGCGCGGAGAAAATGTTGCGCGATCAGTTTGACGACAAACAAGACGTACATACCGCAGCTTG GTACTTAACTCTTCTCACAAACACAGCATTCTCCATTTGGTTGAGTCTTATTTGTGCCAGCTATGTTGTGATCGTGGCCTACACTTTCTTACTTTTAGATGATG GTACAACAAAAGCTGGTAACGTTGGGCTAGCTATCAGTCAGGGTTTGATTCTGGTGAATATGGTGCAGTACGGTGTGAAACAAGTTACGGAGGTTATATCTCAGATGACAAGTGTGGAGCGTGTGGTACAGTTTACGTCACTGCCGCGAGAAGACAACTCCGGGCCGCCGCCACCGGCTGGCTGGCCTAAACGAGCGCGTCTTGTTTTCAAGGACCTTACTCtgcgctatgacaaagatgctGATCCCGTCCTCAAAAAACTCAACATTGTCATCGAAAGCGGATGGAAA gttgGAGTAGTCGGTCGCACTGGAGCTGGTAAATCTTCATTGATATCGGCTTTATTCCGACTGGCACCCATTGAGGGTAACGTCTTCATCGATGACGTCGATTCAAAGGACATTGCGCTCAAGGAGCTGAGGGCTAAAATCTCTATCATTCCCCAAGAACCAGTGCTGTTTTCAGCCAGTTTGCGATATAACATGGATCCATTTGACAAATACACTGATGCTGAAATTTGGCAAGCATTGGAACAG GTGGAGTTGAAACGCAGCGTCACGTCTTTGTCGTCGGCGGTACAATCTGGAGGATCGAACTTTAGTGCGGGCCAGCGGCAATTGCTGTGCTTGGCACGAGCTGCTCTCGGCCGTAACAAGTTGCTGGTTCTCGACGAAGCTACAGCTAACGTTGACCCGAA CACGGATGCTTTAATTCAAAAATCAATTCGCACACATTTCGCGGATTGCACTGTGTTAACGGTGGCCCATCGTTTGCACACTGTTGCCGACTCGGACCGCGTTGTT gtgaTGGAGGCGGGTGAAATAGTGGAGGCTGGGCACCCACACGAGCTACTGCAACAGCCTGATGGGCACTTCACGCGCATGGTGCAGCAGCTGGGACCAGCAGCTGAGCAGAGTTTGCGCGACCTCGCGGAATCCGCGCACGCACAACACATAAAATACGTTGACGCTGATGAAAACAACCAGTCCTAA